The Salvia miltiorrhiza cultivar Shanhuang (shh) chromosome 1, IMPLAD_Smil_shh, whole genome shotgun sequence genome has a window encoding:
- the LOC131021342 gene encoding peroxidase 60-like — MSSSSLSLMVTTVLVLAALCGQSQGAAAPLQVGFYKGKCGSADVEAVVYGVVRAWFATKDNTIAAALLRMQFHDCFVNGCDASILLDGGNNTEKAAIPNLSVRGYELIDAVKAVVEAACPGVVSCADIIVMATRDAVALSEGGRYMVQTGRRDGTISLAKNVDLPIPSVSVSDSIQAFAKKGLTATDMIYLLGGHTVGVTHCSLIQSRLYNFGGTGQADPNMDAALVAALRARCPQNATKVDNTVNLDQNPLSSMVVDNSYYKQIVKKRGILQIDQDLALDPLSRSTVAAIASGFDFNARFGEAMIKLGAVQVLTGKQGQIRRSCRAINKP, encoded by the exons atgtCAAGTTCGAGCTTAAGCTTGATGGTAACAACAGTCTTAGTCTTGGCCGCCTTGTGCGGCCAGAGCCAGGGCGCCGCCGCCCCTCTTCAAGTAGGGTTCTATAAAGGAAAATGCGGCTCCGCCGACGTCGAGGCCGTCGTATACGGCGTCGTTAGAGCGTGGTTCGCCACCAAGGATAACACCATCGCAGCTGCTCTTCTACGCATGCAGTTTCATGACTGCTTTGTCAAT GGGTGCGATGCATCAATTCTATTGGATGGGGGAAATAATACAGAGAAAGCAGCAATCCCCAATCTGAGCGTCCGAGGCTATGAACTCATCGATGCCGTAAAAGCTGTGGTGGAGGCCGCCTGCCCCGGCGTCGTCTCATGTGCTGACATCATCGTCATGGCAACACGAGATGCCGTCGCCCTA agcgAAGGAGGACGATACATGGTGCAGACGGGGCGGAGGGACGGGACAATATCCCTAGCTAAGAATGTGGATCTCCCAATTCCTTCAGTTTCAGTCTCCGATTCCATCCAAGCATTTGCAAAGAAAGGACTCACTGCCACAGACATGATCTATCTTCTAG GCGGCCACACTGTGGGGGTGACTCATTGCTCCCTCATCCAGAGCCGGCTCTACAACTTCGGAGGCACCGGGCAGGCGGATCCAAACATGGACGCGGCGCTGGTGGCGGCACTGAGAGCGCGATGCCCTCAGAATGCTACTAAGGTAGACAACACGGTGAACCTGGACCAGAACCCCTTGAGCTCAATGGTTGTTGACAACTCGTACTACAAGCAAATAGTTAAGAAGAGAGGGATTCTGCAGATCGATCAAGACTTGGCCCTTGATCCACTTTCAAGATCAACCGTTGCAGCCATTGCTAGTGGATTCGACTTCAACGCCAGATTTGGGGAAGCCATGATCAAATTGGGCGCCGTTCAAGTCCTCACCGGCAAACAGGGCCAGATCAGGCGCTCCTGCCGCGCAATCAACAAGCCCTAG
- the LOC131021352 gene encoding germin-like protein 9-3, translating into MKKQLLLVVAALALALALIQTTRAGDPDILTDYVIPANTPAPVDGGFFTFTGMRALVSSPFPSTFKVFKAGMEQFPALNGQSVSYAVLMYPSGTVNPVHTHPRSAELLFLVQGTLEVGFVDTTNKLFTQSLQQGDVFVFPKGLVHFQYNADAKNPAVAMSAFGSANAGTVSLPNTLFNSTIDDTVLALSFKTDVGTIQKLKAGLKG; encoded by the coding sequence atGAAGAAACAGCTACTCCTCGTGGTAGCCGCCCTCGCCCTCGCCCTCGCCCTCATCCAGACCACCCGGGCCGGGGACCCGGACATCCTGACCGACTACGTCATCCCGGCCAACACCCCGGCCCCGGTGGATGGGGGGTTCTTCACCTTCACCGGGATGCGGGCCCTCGTCTCGTCCCCGTTCCCTTCAACATTCAAGGTGTTCAAGGCCGGCATGGAGCAGTTCCCCGCCCTGAACGGGCAGAGCGTCTCCTACGCCGTCCTGATGTACCCCTCGGGCACGGTGAACCCGGTCCACACGCACCCGCGGTCGGCCGAGCTCCTCTTCCTCGTGCAGGGGACCCTCGAGGTTGGGTTCGTCGACACCACCAACAAGCTCTTCACCCAGAGCCTCCAGCAAGGCGACGTTTTCGTGTTTCCCAAAGGGCTGGTGCACTTCCAGTACAACGCCGACGCCAAGAATCCGGCCGTCGCCATGTCCGCCTTCGGGAGCGCCAATGCGGGGACTGTTTCGTTGCCCAACACGCTGTTTAACTCCACCATTGATGACACTGTTTTGGCTCTGTCGTTCAAGACTGATGTTGGCACCATTCAGAAGCTCAAAGCTGGCTTGAAGGGATAG
- the LOC131006742 gene encoding uncharacterized protein LOC131006742 — MFSQPEPERVIYHLSYVYRDREAAHLRLMQDYFNDNPTYGPTFFRRRFRIHKELFLRIVDAVQGEDGYFRMSHDVVGRDSLTPLQKCTAAIRQLATDVNVDTFDEYLKIADTTGRICLKKFCKAVIWAYGAEYL; from the coding sequence ATGTTCTCCCAACCGGAGCCAGAACGTGTTATTTACCATCTGTCTTACGTCTACCGTGATCGTGAGGCTGCCCatttacgtcttatgcaagactacttcaacgacaatccgacgtacgggCCTACATTTTTCCGACGGCGTTTTCGAATACATAAGGAGTTGTTTTTGCGCATCGTCGATGCTGTGCAAGGTGAAGATGGTTACTTCCGGATGAGCCATGATGTTGTGGGCCGGGACTCTCTCAcgcctttgcagaaatgcacggcggctatccgccaattagccaccgaCGTCAATGTGGATACTTTCGACGAGTATCTCAAGATCGCCGACACGACGGGGCGTATATGCCTAAAGAAATTTTGCAAAGCTGTCATTTGGGCATACGGTGCCGAGTATCTTTGA
- the LOC131021361 gene encoding protein S40-7-like isoform X1, translated as MEQIGGAAAATRFRRQHHHKPAERFLGVLQPQSPSAAPPIELSEDDIFSTPSGCSSPPPPTHRNLNSTASAVRSDHRNHYGILAALNGSIGSRSGSEHGIQPVFNHKASIAASISSSSSASASPATPLSSSRMLIPRPPRPRADRVRVYHQSAPVNIPVMPRALRRRAMEQDDAVSEGEQEEDDGVRLPPHEVVDSRQSPLLACSVLEGAGRTLKGRDLRQFVILIELQVQL; from the exons ATGGAGCAAATTGGCGGCGCCGCGGCCGCCACACGTTTCCGCCGCCAGCACCACCACAAGCCCGCTGAGAGATTCCTCGGGGTGCTGCAGCCTCAATCCCCCTCCGCCGCACCGCCTATCGAGCTCTCCGAAGACGACATCTTCAGCACTCCGTCGGGCTGTTCCTCGCCTCCTCCGCCAACTCACCGGAATCTCAATTCCACCGCCTCCGCCGTCCGTAGCGACCACCGCAATCACTACGGCATCCTGGCGGCTCTGAACGGCAGCATCGGGAGCCGATCCGGATCCGAACACGGCATCCAGCCCGTGTTCAACCACAAGGCCTCAATCGCAGCGTCAATCTCCTCCTCCTCGTCGGCCTCGGCCTCTCCCGCCACGCCTCTCTCGTCGTCTCGGATGCTGATTCCGCGGCCGCCGCGGCCGCGAGCAGATAGGGTGCGGGTTTACCATCAATCGGCGCCGGTGAACATTCCGGTGATGCCGCGGGCGCTGCGGAGGAGGGCGATGGAGCAGGACGACGCCGTTTCTGAAGGAGAGCAGGAGGAGGATGATGGAGTGAGGTTGCCGCCGCACGAGGTGGTGGATTCTAGGCAGTCGCCGTTGCTTGCGTGCTCGGTGCTGGAGGGGGCTGGACGGACCTTGAAAGGGAGGGATCTCCGGCAG TTTGTCATTCTTATCGAGCTGCAGGTGCAACTCTAG
- the LOC131021361 gene encoding protein S40-7-like isoform X4 — protein MEQIGGAAAATRFRRQHHHKPAERFLGVLQPQSPSAAPPIELSEDDIFSTPSGCSSPPPPTHRNLNSTASAVRSDHRNHYGILAALNGSIGSRSGSEHGIQPVFNHKASIAASISSSSSASASPATPLSSSRMLIPRPPRPRADRVRVYHQSAPVNIPVMPRALRRRAMEQDDAVSEGEQEEDDGVRLPPHEVVDSRQSPLLACSVLEGAGRTLKGRDLRQVQL, from the exons ATGGAGCAAATTGGCGGCGCCGCGGCCGCCACACGTTTCCGCCGCCAGCACCACCACAAGCCCGCTGAGAGATTCCTCGGGGTGCTGCAGCCTCAATCCCCCTCCGCCGCACCGCCTATCGAGCTCTCCGAAGACGACATCTTCAGCACTCCGTCGGGCTGTTCCTCGCCTCCTCCGCCAACTCACCGGAATCTCAATTCCACCGCCTCCGCCGTCCGTAGCGACCACCGCAATCACTACGGCATCCTGGCGGCTCTGAACGGCAGCATCGGGAGCCGATCCGGATCCGAACACGGCATCCAGCCCGTGTTCAACCACAAGGCCTCAATCGCAGCGTCAATCTCCTCCTCCTCGTCGGCCTCGGCCTCTCCCGCCACGCCTCTCTCGTCGTCTCGGATGCTGATTCCGCGGCCGCCGCGGCCGCGAGCAGATAGGGTGCGGGTTTACCATCAATCGGCGCCGGTGAACATTCCGGTGATGCCGCGGGCGCTGCGGAGGAGGGCGATGGAGCAGGACGACGCCGTTTCTGAAGGAGAGCAGGAGGAGGATGATGGAGTGAGGTTGCCGCCGCACGAGGTGGTGGATTCTAGGCAGTCGCCGTTGCTTGCGTGCTCGGTGCTGGAGGGGGCTGGACGGACCTTGAAAGGGAGGGATCTCCGGCAG GTGCAACTCTAG
- the LOC131021361 gene encoding protein S40-7-like isoform X2: MEQIGGAAAATRFRRQHHHKPAERFLGVLQPQSPSAAPPIELSEDDIFSTPSGCSSPPPPTHRNLNSTASAVRSDHRNHYGILAALNGSIGSRSGSEHGIQPVFNHKASIAASISSSSSASASPATPLSSSRMLIPRPPRPRADRVRVYHQSAPVNIPVMPRALRRRAMEQDDAVSEGEQEEDDGVRLPPHEVVDSRQSPLLACSVLEGAGRTLKGRDLRQEKLILPEISK, encoded by the exons ATGGAGCAAATTGGCGGCGCCGCGGCCGCCACACGTTTCCGCCGCCAGCACCACCACAAGCCCGCTGAGAGATTCCTCGGGGTGCTGCAGCCTCAATCCCCCTCCGCCGCACCGCCTATCGAGCTCTCCGAAGACGACATCTTCAGCACTCCGTCGGGCTGTTCCTCGCCTCCTCCGCCAACTCACCGGAATCTCAATTCCACCGCCTCCGCCGTCCGTAGCGACCACCGCAATCACTACGGCATCCTGGCGGCTCTGAACGGCAGCATCGGGAGCCGATCCGGATCCGAACACGGCATCCAGCCCGTGTTCAACCACAAGGCCTCAATCGCAGCGTCAATCTCCTCCTCCTCGTCGGCCTCGGCCTCTCCCGCCACGCCTCTCTCGTCGTCTCGGATGCTGATTCCGCGGCCGCCGCGGCCGCGAGCAGATAGGGTGCGGGTTTACCATCAATCGGCGCCGGTGAACATTCCGGTGATGCCGCGGGCGCTGCGGAGGAGGGCGATGGAGCAGGACGACGCCGTTTCTGAAGGAGAGCAGGAGGAGGATGATGGAGTGAGGTTGCCGCCGCACGAGGTGGTGGATTCTAGGCAGTCGCCGTTGCTTGCGTGCTCGGTGCTGGAGGGGGCTGGACGGACCTTGAAAGGGAGGGATCTCCGGCAG GAGAAGTTGATTTTGCCTGAGATTAGTAAGTGA
- the LOC131021361 gene encoding protein S40-7-like isoform X3: MEQIGGAAAATRFRRQHHHKPAERFLGVLQPQSPSAAPPIELSEDDIFSTPSGCSSPPPPTHRNLNSTASAVRSDHRNHYGILAALNGSIGSRSGSEHGIQPVFNHKASIAASISSSSSASASPATPLSSSRMLIPRPPRPRADRVRVYHQSAPVNIPVMPRALRRRAMEQDDAVSEGEQEEDDGVRLPPHEVVDSRQSPLLACSVLEGAGRTLKGRDLRQFCSAVMCL, from the exons ATGGAGCAAATTGGCGGCGCCGCGGCCGCCACACGTTTCCGCCGCCAGCACCACCACAAGCCCGCTGAGAGATTCCTCGGGGTGCTGCAGCCTCAATCCCCCTCCGCCGCACCGCCTATCGAGCTCTCCGAAGACGACATCTTCAGCACTCCGTCGGGCTGTTCCTCGCCTCCTCCGCCAACTCACCGGAATCTCAATTCCACCGCCTCCGCCGTCCGTAGCGACCACCGCAATCACTACGGCATCCTGGCGGCTCTGAACGGCAGCATCGGGAGCCGATCCGGATCCGAACACGGCATCCAGCCCGTGTTCAACCACAAGGCCTCAATCGCAGCGTCAATCTCCTCCTCCTCGTCGGCCTCGGCCTCTCCCGCCACGCCTCTCTCGTCGTCTCGGATGCTGATTCCGCGGCCGCCGCGGCCGCGAGCAGATAGGGTGCGGGTTTACCATCAATCGGCGCCGGTGAACATTCCGGTGATGCCGCGGGCGCTGCGGAGGAGGGCGATGGAGCAGGACGACGCCGTTTCTGAAGGAGAGCAGGAGGAGGATGATGGAGTGAGGTTGCCGCCGCACGAGGTGGTGGATTCTAGGCAGTCGCCGTTGCTTGCGTGCTCGGTGCTGGAGGGGGCTGGACGGACCTTGAAAGGGAGGGATCTCCGGCAG TTCTGTTCTGCTGTTATGTGCCTATAG